DNA sequence from the Alteribacter lacisalsi genome:
TTATCCATAAGAAACAACAGTTTTACAGGCGGTGCTCCTTGCGGCTGCGATGTCGTTAATATAAGTTTCGTGTATAAAATGTGCATTCAACTATATTTTTTTCATATAAATGTATAAAAAACCTGTTTCGAGGATTTTTATACAGAAACCAGAACTTAAAAAAGAGGAGAGATTATAAATGAAAGAATTCAGCGATTTCAATAATACAAATGAGAATAACGGCAAAAAACCAACGGTTGTATTAGCCTACTCCGGCGGACTGGATACGTCGGTTGCGATTAAATGGATCGAGGAACATTACGGTTACGACGTCATTGCTCTCGGCATTGATGTGGGAGAGGGAAAGGACCTTGACCATATTAAACAGAAAGCTCTTGATACTGGAGCGAAAGAGGCCATTGTACTGGACGGCAAGGAGGAGTTTGCGAAGGACTATATCCTTCCCGCCCTCAAAGCGAACTGCCTGTATGAAGGGAAGTATCCTCTGTCCTCTGCCATTTCACGCCCGCTGATTTCCAAAAAGCTCGTCGAGGCTGCCCATGCCCATGGCGCCATCGCTGTTGCCCACGGGTGCACGGGGAAAGGAAACGACCAGGTTCGTTTTGATGTGTCGATTCAGGCTCTCGACCCTTCCTTGAAAGTAGTTGCCCCAGTCAGAGAGTGGGGGATGAACCGTGATGAAGAGATTGCCTACGCCAAGGAAAAAGGGATCGACGTACCGGTAAACACAGAAAAGCCATTCTCGATTGACGCCAATATCTGGGGACGTGCCTGTGAAGCAGGTGTTCTTGAAGACACTTGGGCAGAAGCACCGGAAGAAGCGTTCGAATGGACCGCACCACTGAGTATGACTCCGGATCAGCCCGAATACGTCGATATTGAGTTTAAAGAAGGTGTTCCTGTTGCACTGAACGGGGAAGCAATGGATCTTGTTCCACTCATTGAAAAACTCAATCAGATTGGCGGCGCCCATGGTGTCGGCCGGATTGATCACGTCGAGAACCGTCTCGTCGGGATCAAATCCCGTGAAGTGTACGAAAACGCCGCTGCCATGATCCTGATTAATGCTCATAAAGAACTGGAGCTGCTCACGCTGCCGCGTGAAGTCACACAGTATAAAACCCAGGTGGACGGAAAGATGACGGAACTGATTTATGAAGGTCTCTGGTTTTCACCGCTTAAAAAAGCACTTGAGGCGTTCATCGATGAAACACAGAAAGTTGTCAGCGGTACAATTAAGGTGAAGCTGCAGAAGGGCATGCATACGGTGGTGGCAAGAAAATCACCAAATTCCCTATACAACGCAGACCTCGCCACATATTCAAAAGGTGATGCTTTCGATCATAAAGCAGCAGAAGGTTTCATTAAACTGTTTGGTCTGTCCACGAAAGTGTATGCAGATGTTCATGCCGCCAAAGGAGGTGCAGCCTCGTGTCAAAGCTCTGGGGAGGACGTTTCACAAAAACCACAAATGAACTCGTAGACCAGCTTACTGCTTCGATCAGCTTTGATAAGAAGCTGGCGAACGAGGATATTCAGGGGAGTATCGCCCACGTTCAGATGCTCGCTGAACAGGGGATCATTACAGAAGATGAAGCCGATCAGATTAAAGAGGGCCTCCTCCGTGTAAAAGAAAAGTATGATCAGGGCGTCCTGATCTTTTCGGAAGCAGATGAAGACATTCACATGAACATTGAAAAATTCCTTATCGAAGAAATCGGCTCAGTCGGGGGAAAGCTGCATACGGGCCGGAGCCGGAACGATCAGGTTGCAACCGATATGCACCTGTATTTAAAAAACCATACCGAGACTGTAATCGAACTCCTGGAAAACGTACAGAAGGCGATTGTCAGTCAGGCTGAAGCCCATGTTTACACGATGATTCCAGGGTACACCCATCTGCAGCGGGCTCAGCCGGTCTCTTTTGCCCACCACCTGCTTGCCTACTTCTGGATGATCGAGCGGGATAAAGAGCGTTTTCAGGACAGCCTCAAACGGGTGGATGTCTGTCCTTTGGGAGCAGGCGCCATGGCGGGAACCACATTTCCGATTGACCGGGAGCGTACTGCAGAGCTTCTCGGCTTCAGCAGTGTGTATCCGAACAGCATGGATGCGGTCAGCGACCGGGACTTTATTCTGGAGTTCCTCAGCGCTTCTTCCATTCTCATGATGCATATCTCACGCCTGTCTGAAGAACTTGTGATCTGGAGCAGTGAGGAATTTAATTTTATTGAGTTGGATGACTCTTTCTGTACCGGTTCAAGCATAATGCCTCAAAAGAAGAATCCGGATGTTCCTGAACTGCTTCGGGCTAAGACTGGACGTGTCTATGGGGACCTCGTTGGTCTTCTAACCGTGTTGAAAGGGCTGCCGCTTGCCTACAACAAGGATATGCAGGAAGACAAAGAGGGCATGTTTGATACAGTGGAAACTGTTGAAGGCTCACTCAGCCTGCTTGCACCGCTTCTGTCTACAATGAACGTGAATACGGATACGATGAAGAAAGCGGTCACCAGTGACTACAGCAACGCAACGGATCTTGCTGATTATCTGGTGAAAAAAGGGATGGCGTTCAGAGATGCCCATGCGGTAACAGGGCAGGTCGTCCTTGAGGCGATTCAGAAGGGAAGCGTTCTTCTTGAACTTGACCTTGCTGACTACAAAGAACACAGTGAATTATTTGAAGCTGATGTGTTTGAAGCCATTGCACCGGAGAACGTTGTCGGCAGACGAAACAGCCAGGGAGGAACAGCATTTAAGCAGGTAGAGCATCAACTGGAACTTGCTAAAGAAAAGCTGAAGAAATAGACAGTTTCCAATTCAATCGGGGCAGAGCCTGCGGGAGACACTTCCGCGGGTTCTGCCCCTCGCTTTATCCTGATAATGCGTTATTGTGAACAGACACCTGTGCATTTGGGAGG
Encoded proteins:
- a CDS encoding argininosuccinate synthase; this encodes MKEFSDFNNTNENNGKKPTVVLAYSGGLDTSVAIKWIEEHYGYDVIALGIDVGEGKDLDHIKQKALDTGAKEAIVLDGKEEFAKDYILPALKANCLYEGKYPLSSAISRPLISKKLVEAAHAHGAIAVAHGCTGKGNDQVRFDVSIQALDPSLKVVAPVREWGMNRDEEIAYAKEKGIDVPVNTEKPFSIDANIWGRACEAGVLEDTWAEAPEEAFEWTAPLSMTPDQPEYVDIEFKEGVPVALNGEAMDLVPLIEKLNQIGGAHGVGRIDHVENRLVGIKSREVYENAAAMILINAHKELELLTLPREVTQYKTQVDGKMTELIYEGLWFSPLKKALEAFIDETQKVVSGTIKVKLQKGMHTVVARKSPNSLYNADLATYSKGDAFDHKAAEGFIKLFGLSTKVYADVHAAKGGAASCQSSGEDVSQKPQMNS
- the argH gene encoding argininosuccinate lyase gives rise to the protein MSKLWGGRFTKTTNELVDQLTASISFDKKLANEDIQGSIAHVQMLAEQGIITEDEADQIKEGLLRVKEKYDQGVLIFSEADEDIHMNIEKFLIEEIGSVGGKLHTGRSRNDQVATDMHLYLKNHTETVIELLENVQKAIVSQAEAHVYTMIPGYTHLQRAQPVSFAHHLLAYFWMIERDKERFQDSLKRVDVCPLGAGAMAGTTFPIDRERTAELLGFSSVYPNSMDAVSDRDFILEFLSASSILMMHISRLSEELVIWSSEEFNFIELDDSFCTGSSIMPQKKNPDVPELLRAKTGRVYGDLVGLLTVLKGLPLAYNKDMQEDKEGMFDTVETVEGSLSLLAPLLSTMNVNTDTMKKAVTSDYSNATDLADYLVKKGMAFRDAHAVTGQVVLEAIQKGSVLLELDLADYKEHSELFEADVFEAIAPENVVGRRNSQGGTAFKQVEHQLELAKEKLKK